From the genome of Excalfactoria chinensis isolate bCotChi1 chromosome 12, bCotChi1.hap2, whole genome shotgun sequence, one region includes:
- the COL7A1 gene encoding LOW QUALITY PROTEIN: collagen alpha-1(VII) chain (The sequence of the model RefSeq protein was modified relative to this genomic sequence to represent the inferred CDS: inserted 2 bases in 1 codon; substituted 2 bases at 2 genomic stop codons): protein MATALCYVWLCCWAQGDCRASLCAQLCPCTGDPELLCQRWAQGQQQNPWQTPPLSDXXSPCLIGTGRLAFIKXELWWEEGLWMALTWGEAHGHGAVGGHLWPWGGSAGGRLGTARLGTARHGSARGGPTRDEGPTMSGRLLLLALLLAPQAAAVQKRSQVVCENVLEADIAFLVDGSSSIGRNNFRAIRTFVEDLVSPFVHVVGEKAVRFAVVQYSDDPRVEFGFSQHTNGTGIQRAIQQLSYKGGNTRTGAGLRYVSDNFFGPTQLRPGVPKICILITDGKSQDDAEQPALRLKSLGIKVFAVGIKNADRQELVRVASLPTDSFFFYVGDFKLLGTLVPLMTRRVCTSSGGTLRTPDGPGHAGPSNLEVLEHSPNVLRIRWSPASGPVTGYRVQHVPLTGLGQPLAAERQEVSLGPRETSTVLRGLRAGTEYLVTVIAQYANSVSESVSVRARTQSRGGVQHFHVAEAGPTFLRLAWQPGPEPPQGYILSYATPGMPQGEERSLGAGTLSATLSNLRPNTEYVVTLRARYAQQPAATATLTARTQAGTEQTLRTNILSPTSIQVLWTAIREARGYRLEWKRATGLEPPRTVSLPSSASTYQLTGLQPGTEYRITLYTLYEGGEVATPVTTFQTGVEVPVGAVSDLRLIEDLGRRVRLGWTAVPGATEYKVTVRNTQDGTERTRRVPGTQTALELGDLREGVTYLVRVSALVGSREGAAAALSIRVKFPAVGSVSEMRVTEAGPNQLRVTWRGLPGAAGYRLTWRASDGQEQSRFLPANPTAFTIEGLRAGTVYAIGVTAIIDGREGPPVTTMGRTAAEQVGTVSRLEVQSSRSNVARVTWVGVPGATAYRVVWSRRDGGSERSQHVPGHISSFDIPDLEGGVSYTVKVTALVGNHEGNPVSIIVTTPEVAPVLRVSNFQVMEASEHRLRLAWVPVSGSSGYRLVWRPAEGGPQRSQQLPATASSYDLGGLEPGRRYHISITSMVGSQESAPVTITAATASPSHATSLRVTEVQRDSVTLSWTPVPGASEYVLSWSPPAAGGETQHVVPGTASSLQVPGLRLGQRYTFTIRPLLGSTPGAENSVSERPVCRDARGDIVFLVHGTRDSSSGADTVRTLLSNTITAMGHLGPDGTQVGLATYSYRSLPWLLLNRSSELPAVLEQIRTMRYEEPSGNAIGAAITFARTYLLSPGAGRRPGVPAVLVLLADSPSGDDAITAARDAKAVGIRVLAVGLEGADQEQLRRMVSGEDPRFVFRNRGALSELEGELTDDLCTIISTRPEPEPKPCTVQCPRGEKGDPGVAGPQGRVGQPGPPGEPGRHGLPGPPGPVGPRGPPGESVEQPGKKGDRGFPGADGRPGLPGPPGSPGSPGQPGNQGIPGPRGDPGLRGTTGHPGLKGEKGEPGEPRVIVDGGQGLPGRKGEPGTPGSPGSPGNPGPRGPFGDPGPPGPLGPMGPPGPPGDSVKGEKGDRGERGPPGLVDGTVPQGEPGPPGPPGEPGPRGLAGTPGPKGEKGDGEEGFPGPPGRPGDPGDRGPRGPPGEQGRKGERGAPGELGEMGQKGDRGAPGPEGEKGETGAPGRPGPSGREGVPGPAGPRGEKGDVGAPGEPGKPAPSVTSVRGEKGDRGFPGPEGPPGPKGNAGERGAPGVPGLSIPGPAGPKGEQGERGITGLTGRSGPKGDAGEPGEKGEPGRVGAPGQPGQRGKEGERGEKGDEGTPGEAGVPGKPGDRGPRGLPGYRGPPGEKGDLGDPGPEGRNGIPGAPGTKGDRGEPGPPGPPGRAVDVGLGGAGEKGEKGDAGDPGEDGAKGAKGESGPPGLPGLRGIEGPRGPPGMRGDPGDRGLPGEKGERGPPGLDGRNGLEGKPGPPGPAGPRGDPGKQGDPGRDGLPGLRGEQGPPGTIGPLGPPGIPGKPGDDGKPGLNGKNGEDGTPGEDGRKGDKGDAGAPGRDGHSGAKGEQGDRGMPGLPGPPGVPGVPGQVGPPGQGSPGLRGITGPKGDPGEPGPRGEPGRPGVSGDPGTAVNIERSLEALGIKISSLKELTGAYDGSSDSFLPVSERLRGQKGSRGEPGERGPPGREGSLGFPGERGPKGDKGDQGAPGPQGPAGRAVGERGLEGPPGQPGEPGKPGIPGVPGRAGELGEAGRPGEKGDRGEKGDRGEQGRDGLPGPPGPPGPKVDAMEGSLMGFPGERGPPGLKGVKGEPGAEGERGPKGDKGEGGSRGERGEPGEKGRDGSPGLPGERGLAGPEGKPGLPGFPGVLGRPGNQGEPGPPGPPGAAGLPGSQGPTGMKGDPGEPGASIRGLPGPQGSIGLPGPPGPPGLVGPPGAPGLPGQVGESGKPGVPGRDGVPGKDGEPGMPGKLGVPGPSGPTGPKGEPGDTGAPGQGIVGPPGAKGEKGEPALLEGVLLGEPGSKGARGLPGPKGEKGEPGGAGEPGDPGEDGAKGSSGVKGEKGTPGVGVRGPPGQDGPPGLKGDIGLPGPPGPPGLAGIAGAPGQPGLRGDSGQPGPPGAPGERGVIGFPGRDGAAGPPGPQGPPGPAGIQGASGLKGDKGDPGAGLPGARGERGDPGPRGEDGRPGLAGDRGPMGLPGNRGERGDKGEIGAMGPKGDKGDTVVVEGPAGARGSKGEPGDRGLKGTEGDKGDKGEQGMPGEKGARGEPGEKGSAGFPGARGPGGQKGEVGVPGEPGEPGVPGRDGIAGAQGEKGDMGPLGLRGPKGERGMKGACGLDGDKGEKGEPGLPGRSGLPGRKGEPGELGLSGAPGVPGKEGLMGPKGDRGFDGQQGAKGDQGEKGDRGAPGMIGTPGPRGSDGAPGPPGPPGSVGPRGPEGMQGQKGERGPPGQAVMGARGVPGIPGERGEQGSPGAEGLRGEKGDPGMTEEEIRAFVRQEMSQHCACGGQLPRRLDSREHSGGWGTRPRSILQSAHGGGRSVRQENEHSQTDHFPHYPPTEPFPDLNAHVVPVLKVSHAEEEEGQDRRVVVDTNDLEYESMYREEEDYDTALDADSSEQLAKDAEPCTQPLEEGGCQRYTLRWYYNQRAAECRPFIYSGCQGNLNRFSSREECELHCRQHVGTGAGNGEGRQPEA from the exons TGGTGTGCGAGAACGTGCTGGAGGCCGACATCGCCTTCCTGGTGGATGGCTCGTCCAGCATTGGCCGGAACAACTTCCGTGCCATCCGCACCTTCGTGGAGGACCTGGTGTCACCCTTCGTGCACGTGGTGGGAGAGAAGGCGGTGCGCTTCGCGGTGGTGCAGTACAGCGACGATCCGCG GGTGGAGTTTGGCTTCTCCCAGCACACCAATGGCACGGGCATTCAGAGGgccatccagcagctgagcTATAAGGGTGGCAACACACGGACCGGTGCTGGGTTGCGCTACGTCTCTGACAACTTCTTTGGTCCCACGCAGCTGCGGCCTGGGGTCCCAAAG ATCTGCATCCTCATCACGGATGGCAAGTCCCAGGATGATGCTGAGCAGCCGGCGCTGAGGCTGAAGAGCCTGGGCATCAAGGTCTTCGCTGTGG GGATCAAGAATGCCGACCGCCAGGAGCTGGTCCGTGTGGCCTCGCTGCCTACCGACTCCTTCTTCTTCTATGTGGGTGACTTCAAGCTGCTGGGGACACTGGTGCCACTGATGACACGCCGGGTGTGCACAAGCTCAGGGGGCACGCTACGCACCCCTG ATGGACCAGGTCATGCTGGTCCCTCCAACCTGGAGGTCCTGGAGCACAGCCCCAATGTGCTGCGCATCCGCTGGAGCCCGGCCAGTGGCCCCGTCACTGGCTATAGGGTGCAGCATGTCCCACTgacagggctggggcagccacTGGCGGCTGAGCGGCAGGAG GTGAGCTTGGGCCCACGGGAGACAAGCACTGTGCTGCGGGGGCTGCGCGCAGGGACAGAGTACCTGGTGACTGTCATCGCTCAGTATGCCAACAGTGTCAGCGAGTCGGTGTCTGTGCGTGCACGCACCC AGAGCCGTGGCGGTGTACAGCATTTCCATGTGGCCGAAGCCGGGCCGACCTTCCTGAGGCTGGCCTGGCAGCCTGGCCCCGAGCCACCCCAAGGCTACATCCTCAGCTATGCCACGCCAG GAATGCCCCAGGGTGAGGAGAGGAGCCTGGGGGCTGGCACACTGTCGGCCACTCTCAGCAACCTGCGCCCCAACACCGAGTACGTGGTGACACTGCGAGCACGCTatgcacagcagcctgcagccactgccaccCTTACTGCACGGACAC AGGCAGGCACGGAGCAGACGCTACGGACCAACATCCTGAGCCCCACGTCCATCCAGGTGCTCTGGACTGCCATCCGTGAGGCCCGTGGCTACCGCCTGGAGTGGAAAAGAGCCACAG GGCTGGAGCCCCCCAGGACCGTGTCgctgcccagcagtgccagcacctaCCAGCTGACggggctgcagccaggcacTGAGTACCGCATCACCCTGTACACACTGTATGAAGGTGGGGAGGTGGCCACCCCTGTCACCACCTTCCAGACAG GTGTGGAGGTGCCAGTTGGTGCGGTGTCAGATCTCCGTCTCATCGAGGATTTGGGCAGGAGGGTGCGGCTGGGCTGGACCGCCGTCCCCGGAGCCACTGAGTACAAAGTGACAGTGCGCAACACGCAGG ATGGCACCGAGAGGACGAGGCGTGTGCCAGGCACACAGACAGCGCTGGAGCTGGGTGACCTGCGGGAAGGTGTCACCTACCTGGTGCGTGTCTCAGCCCTCGTGGGCAGCCGGGAGggcgctgctgctgcactcagcaTCCGTGTCA AGTTCCCAGCAGTGGGCAGTGTCTCAGAGATGCGGGTGACGGAGGCCGGCCCCAACCAGCTGCGGGTCACATGGAGGGGGCTGCCGGGTGCCGCGGGGTACCGACTGACGTGGAGGGCCAGCGATG GTCAGGAGCAGTCCCGCTTCCTGCCTGCCAACCCAACTGCCTTCACCATCGAGGGGCTGCGAGCTGGCACTGTCTATGCCATTGGTGTCACAGCCATCATTGATGGCCGTGAGGGTCCCCCGGTCACCACCATGGGGAGGACAG cagctgagcaggtggGGACAGTATCCCGGCTGGAGGTGCAGTCATCCAGGAGCAATGTTGCCCGTGTCACCTGGGTTGGTGTGCCAGGAGCCACAGCGTACCGTGTGGTGTGGAGCCGTCGGGACG GGGGCTCGGAGAGGAGCCAGCATGTTCCAGGCCACATCAGCTCCTTTGACATCCCCGACTTGGAGGGAGGAGTCTCCTACACTGTGAAGGTCACAGCACTCGTAGGCAACCATGAAGGCAACCCTGTGTCCATCATCGTCACCACCC CGGAGGTGGCCCCGGTGCTCCGTGTTAGCAACTTCCAGGTGATGGAGGCCTCGGAACATCGTCTGCGCCTCGCATGGGTGCCAGTGTCTGGCAGCAGCGGGTACCGCCTGGTCTGGCGCCCAGCTGAGG GTGGCCCCCAGCGCAGCCAGCAGCTTCCAGCCACTGCCAGCTCCTATGACCTGGGAGGGCTGGAGCCAGGCCGGCGTTACCATATCAGCATCACCAGCATGGTGGGCAGTCAGGAGAGCGCACCAGTCACCATCACCGCTGCCACCG CCTCTCCAAGCCATGCCACCAGCCTGCGAGTGACAGAGGTGCAGAGAGACTCTGTGACACTCTCCTGGACCCCTGTCCCTGGTGCTTCTGAATATGTCCTGTCCTGGAGCCCCCCTGCAG CGGGCGGCGAGACACAGCACGTGGTGCCAGGCACTGCCAGCTCCCTACAGGTCCCTGGGCTGCGCCTGGGCCAGCGCTACACCTTCACCATCCGCCCGCTTCTGGGGAGCACACCTGGTGCTGAGAACTCCGTCAGCGAGAGGCCAG TCTGCAGGGACGCCCGAGGAGACATTGTCTTCCTGGTGCATGGCACACGTGACAGCTCTTCTGGTGCTGACACCGTCCGCACGCTCCTCTCCAACACCATCACTGCTATGGGCCACTTGGGCCCTGATGGCACCCAG GTGGGCCTGGCCACGTACAGCTACCGCAGCCTGCCCTGGCTGCTCCTCAACCGCTCCAGTGAGCTGCCCGCCGTGCTGGAGCAAATCCGCACCATGCGCTACGAGGAGCCCAGCGGCAATGCCATTG GGGCAGCCATCACCTTTGCTAGGACCTACCTGCTGAGCCCGGGTGCGGGACGGCGACCTGgtgtgccagcagtgctggtgctgctggctgacaGCCCCTCCGGGGATGATGCCATCACTGCTGCCAGGGATGCCAAGGCAGTGG GGATCCGAGTGCTGGCAGTGGGATTGGAGGGGGCAGACCAGGAGCAGCTCCGGCGCATGGTGAGTGGTGAGGACCCACGCTTTGTCTTCCGCAACCGTGGTGCCCTGTCAGAGCTGGAGGGAGAGCTCACCGATGACCTCTGCACCATCATCTCCACCAGG CCAGAGCCAGAACCCAAGCCCTGCACTGTGCAGTGCCCCAGG GGAGAGAAGGGGGATCCTGGCGTGGCA GGGCCGCAGGGGCGTGTGGGGCAGCCGGGCCCCCCTGGAGAACCG GGCCGCCATGGACTGCCTGGCCCTCCAGGACCTGTGGGACCACGAGGGCCACCAGGAGAGAGCGTTGAGCAGCCGGGCAAGAAGGGGGACAGG GGCTTCCCTGGAGCTGATGGGCGGCCGGGGCTTCCTGGCCCCCCCGGGAGCCCTGGGTCCCCTGGCCAGCCG ggCAACCAGGGCATTCCTGGCCCCCGAGGGGATCCT GGACTGCGGGGAACAACGGGGCATCCTGGcctgaagggggaaaaaggcgAGCCG GGAGAGCCCAGAGTGATCGTGGATGGAGGACAGGGGTTGCCAGGACGGAAAGGGGAGCCAGGCACACCG GGTAGCCCTGGTTCCCCTGGCAACCCTGGTCCACGAGGTCCCTTCGGTGACCCAGGTCCTCCAGGTCCCCTTGGGCCAATGGGGCCACCAGGACCTCCAGGAGACTCTGTGAAG GGGGAGAAGGGTGATCGAGGGGAGAGG GGTCCCCCTGGACTGGTTGATGGGACAGTGCCTCAAGGGGAGCCAGGCCCCCCG GGTCCACCTGGGGAGCCCGGCCCACGGGGACTTGCTGGTACTCCCGGCCCCAAGGGTGAGAAG GGTGATGGTGAAGAGGGATTCCCAGGGCCACCTGGACGCCCAGGGGATCCTGGAGACCGG GGCCCACGGGGACCTCCAGGGGAGCAAGGCAGGAAA GGAGAGCGCGGGGCaccaggagagctgggagagaTGGGCCAGAAG GGAGACCGAGGTGCACCTGGCCCCGAGGGTGAGAAG gGCGAGACAGGAGCTCCAGGACGGCCAGGACCATCAGGCAGAGAG GGAGTACCAGGACCAGCCGGGCCACGGGGCGAGAAG GGTGATGTGGGAGCACCCGGTGAACCTGGCAAGCCG GCACCCAGTGTGACCAGTGTCAGAGGAGAGAAG GGTGACAGAGGATTTCCAGGACCAGAGGGGCCTCCTGGCCCCAAGGGCAATGCAGGGGAGAGGGGTGCCCCT GGTGTCCCTGGCCTGAGTATCCCAGGACCAGCCGGTCCCAAAGGCGAGCAAGGCGAGCGG GGCATCACTGGCCTCACTGGCAGGAGCGGCCCCAAG GGTGATGCAGGGGAGCCAGGCGAGAAAGGTGAGCCAGGCAGAGTGGGTGCACCAGGACAACCAGGGCAGCGTGGCAAGGAG GGTGAGCGTGGAGAGAAGGGTGATGAAGGCACCCCG GGTGAAGCAGGTGTGCCTGGCAAACCTGGAGACAGGGGCCCACGG GGGCTGCCTGGGTACCGCGGCCCCCCTGGAGAGAAGGGTGACCTTGGAGACCCAGGTCCCGAAGGCAGAAAT GGCATTCCCGGAGCACCTGGCACCAAGGGTGACCGTGGGGAGCCA ggCCCTCCTGGACCGCCAGGACGAGCT GTGGATGTAGGGCTTGGAGGAGCAGGAGAGAAGGGTGAGAAG ggggatgctggggatCCAGGCGAGGATGGAGCAAAGGGGGCCAAGGGCGAGAGTGGTCCCCCCGGACTGCCGGGGCTGAGG GGCATTGAAGGCCCCCGTGGCCCCCCCGGCATGCGG GGTGACCCTGGGGACCGAGGCTTGCCTGGAGAGAAG GGGGAGCGTGGCCCACCGGGGCTAGATGGCCGCAATGGGCTGGAGGGGAAACCTGGCCCCCCAGGACCTGCTGGGCCGAGG GGGGACCCAGGGAAGCAGGGGGACCCTGGTCGAGAT GGGCTGCCTGGACTGCGGGGGGAGCAGGGACCACCTGGCACAATAGGACCACTGGGACCACCTGGTATCCCT gGAAAACCCGGTGATGATGGCAAACCTGGCCTAAATGGCAAGAAT GGAGAAGATGGGACGCCAGGAGAAGATGGGAGGAag GGAGACAAGGGTGATGCTGGAGCCCCCGGCAGAGAT GGCCACAGCGGTGCCAAGGGCGAGCAGGGGGACAGAGGCATGCCAGGCCTCCCTGGGCCCCCTGGTGTCCCCGGTGTCCCAGGGCAGGTTGGCCCCCCTGGCCAG GGCTCACCCGGTCTCCGTGGGATCACCGGACCGAAG ggGGACCCAGGGGAGCCAGGACCGCGAGGGGAGCCA GGGCGGCCTGGAGTCAGCGGAGACCCTGGGACTGCAGTG AACATCGAACGTAGCCTGGAAGCCCTTGGCATCAAG ATCTCATCTCTGAAGGAGCTGACGGGTGCCTATGATGGGAGCTCGGACTCCTTTCTGCCCGTGTCCGAACGGCTGCGGGGGCAGAAGGGCAGCCGGGGGGAACCAGGGGAGAGGGGTCCCCCAGGCCGGGAG GGTTCCTTAGGATTCCCTGGTGAGCGAGGACCCAAAGGTGACAAAGGGGACCAAGGTGCCCCTGGTCCTCAGGGCCCTGCAGGACGGGCTGTGGGTGAGCGGGGCCTGGAGGGGCCACCAGGACAGCCAGGGGAGCCAGGCAAGCCGGGCATCCCAGGGGTGCCAGGCCGGGCTGGCGAGCTGGGGGAGGCTGGGCGGCCTGGTGAGAAG GGTGACCGGGGTGAGAAGGGTGACCGGGGTGAGCAG GGCAGAGATGGCTTGCCAGGccccccaggacccccaggGCCCAAG GTAGATGCGATGGAGGGCAGCCTGATGGGCTTCCCAGGCGAGCGCGGTCCCCCCGGACTTAAGGGAGTGAAG GGTGAGCCTGGTGCCGAGGGCGAGCGAGGACCCAAAGGAGATAAG GGTGAAGGCGGGTCACGGGGCGAGAGAGGAGAGCCTGGCGAGAAGGGCAGGGATGGCTCTCCA GGCCTTCCAGGAGAGAGGGGTCTGGCTGGCCCTGAGGGGAAGCCG GGCTTGCCAGGTTTCCCCGGTGTGCTGGGCCGCCCG GGCAATCAGGGAGAGCCAGGGCCACCAGGACCTCCG GGTGCTGCCGGCCTACCAGGGAGCCAGGGTCCAACTGGGATGAAG GGTGATCCAGGGGAGCCTGGTGCCAGCATCCGG GGATTGCCTGGTCCCCAGGGCAGCATAGGGCTGCCTGGCCCTCCAGGACCACCTGGTCTGGTG GGCCCACCAGGTGCCCCTGGGCTGCCAGGACAAGTG GGGGAGAGTGGCAAGCCAGGTGTGCCTGGGCGGGATGGTGTGCCAGGGAAGGATGGCGAACCAGGGATGCCTGGGAAGTTG GGTGTGCCAGGACCATCAGGCCCTACTGGCCCCAAAGGAGAGCCAGGGGATACAGGAGCGCCGGGGCAG GGCATCGTTGGCCCTCCTGGTGCCAAGGGCGAGAAG GGTGAGCCAGCGCTGCTGGAGGGCGTGCTGCTGGGTGAACCG GGCTCCAAAGGTGCCCGAGGTTTGCCTGGCCCCAAGGGTGAGAAG GGGGAGCCTGGAGGAGCTGGGGAGCCTGGAGACCCCGGTGAAGAT GGAGCCAAGGGATCATCTGGAGTCAAGGGGGAAAAG GGCACTCCAGGTGTAGGTGTGCGGGGACCACCAGGACAGGATGGGCCTCCAGGCTTGAAG GGTGACATTGGTTTGCCAGGACCTCCAGGACCCCCAGGCTTAGCGGGCATCGCTGGGGCACCGGGACAGCCAGGCCTGAGAGGGGACAGTGGGCAGCCTGGCCCACCAGGAGCCCCTGGAGAGAGG GGTGTGATTGGTTTCCCTGGGAGAGATGGTGCAGCAGGACCACCTGGACCCCAAGGTCCCCCAGGGCCAGCA gGCATACAAGGGGCCTCAGGGCTGAAGGGTGACAAG GGTGACCCAGGAGCCGGGCTGCCAGGAGCCAGAGGTGAACGTGGAGACCCAGGACCACGG GGTGAAGATGGGCGCCCAGGGCTGGCAGGCGACCGTGGGCCAATG GGCTTGCCTGGGAACCGAGGGGAGCGTGGGGACAAG GGAGAGATCGGGGCCATGGGGCCCAAAGGAGACAAG GGAGATACTGTTGTGGTGGAGGGGCCTGCTGGGGCAAGAGGCAGCAAGGGGGAGCCG GGAGACCGTGGCCTAAAGGGCACCGAAGGGGACAAAGGGGACAAAGGGGAGCAGGGAATGCCTGGAGAGAAG GGTGCAAGGGGTGAACCAGGTGAGAAGGGCTCTGCAGGCTTCCCTGGGGCACGCGGCCCTGGTGGGCAGAAG GGAGAAGTTGGTGTGCCAGGGGAGCCTGGTGAGCCG GGTGTGCCTGGTCGGGATGGCATTGCTGGAGCACAAGGAGAGAAGGGGGACATGGGGCCGCTGGGCTTGCGTGGCCCCAAG GGTGAGCGGGGCATGAAAGGCGCCTGTGGCCTTGATGGAGATAAGGGTGAGAAG GGAGAGCCGGGGCTGCCAGGGCGCTCGGGGCTGCCAGGAAGGAAAGGCGAGCCG GGAGAACTGGGATTATCAGGAGCACCCGGCGTCCCTGGGAAGGAGGGGCTCATGGGACCCAAG GGTGACCGCGGCTTCGATGGGCAGCAGGGAGCCAAAGGAGAccagggagagaagggagacaGG GGTGCACCAGGCATGATCGGTACCCCTGGCCCCCGGGGCAGTGATGGTGCTCCCGGCCCCCCTGGTCCCCCAGGTAGTGTCGGGCCACGAGGTCCCGAGGGCATGCAGGGCCAGAAG GGGGAGAGAGGCCCCCCTGGGCAGGCAGTGATGGGGGCCCGTGGTGTGCCTGGTATCCCTGGAGAACGAGGAGAGCAG GGCAGTCCTGGTGCTGAGGGACTCCGTGGGGAGAAGGGGGATCCAGGCATGACG gaggaggagatcCGCGCCTTTGTCAGGCAGGAGATGAGCCAGCATTGTG CATGTGGAGGGCAGCTCCCACGGCGCTTGGATTCCCGTGAGCACTCAG GAGGATGGGGGACCCGGCCCAGGAGCATCCTTCAGTCTGCCCATGGAGGAGGGAGAAGTGTCCGCCAGGAGAATGAGCACAGCCAAACAG ATCACTTCCCCCATTACCCACCCACTGAGCCATTCCCAGATCTCAATGCTCACGTCGTCCCCGTGCTTAAAGTGTCGCAcgcagaggaggaggagg GGCAGGACAGGCGTGTTGTCGTTGACACCAATGACCTGGAGTATGAGAGCATGTACCGGGAGGAGGAAGACTATGACACAGCTCTGGATGCAGACAGCTCGGAGCAGCTCGCAAAGGATG CTGAGCCCTGCACCCAACCCCTGGAGGAGGGGGGCTGCCAGCGGTACACGCTGCGCTGGTACTACAACCAAAGAGCCGCCGAGTGCCGGCCCTTCATCTACAGTGGCTGCCAGGGCAACCTCAACCGCTTCAGCAGCCGGGAGGAGTGTGAGCTCCACTGCAGGCAGCACGTGGGGACAG GTGCTGGCAATGGGGAAGGACGTCAGCCGGAGGCGTAG
- the UCN2 gene encoding urocortin-2, with translation MAVLLPFLLLPWGMVQGLNLQHGPAVPGAPWHEGGWDNESSSGVMLGVPGMRRGHGSGDGSQLDGTTQLLLEESVREAWPWLPNPDTNRAAAVKKSSKARKVSLSLDVPTHILRILLDLAREKELQAKAAANAELMARIGRRK, from the exons ATG gctgtgctgctgccctttctgctgctgccatggggCATGGTGCAGGGGTTGAACCTCCAGCACGGCCCCGCTGTGCCCGGTGCCCCCTGGCATGAAGGTGGCTGGGACAATGAAAGCAGCAGCGGGGTCATGCTGGGGGTCCCCGGGATGAGACGTGGTCACGGCTCTGGGGATGGCTCTCAGTTGGATGGAACcacgcagctgctgctggaggagtcAGTGAGAGAAGCATGGCCCTGGCTGCCAAACCCCGACACCAACAGAGCTGCCGCGGTAAAAAAGAGCAGCAAGGCAAGAAAGGTGTCGCTGTCCCTCGATGTCCCCACACACATCTTGAGGATCCTGCTGGACTTGGCCCGGGAGAAAGAGCTGCAAGCCAAGGCAGCTGCCAACGCCGAGCTGATGGCACGCATCGGGCGCAGGAAGTGA